One genomic window of Monodelphis domestica isolate mMonDom1 chromosome 1, mMonDom1.pri, whole genome shotgun sequence includes the following:
- the AJM1 gene encoding apical junction component 1 homolog, producing MTRTDPPDLLVSTVYQDIKVAAPGPAASGPPCESPMSRPAAPAPFNKRHCRSFDFLEALDGPTMEPRGPERHQQEVPPVVQRCGPPGPEPARPRHRGKDGEPKRRARSKSAPRAKTNLVPAAVPASPPVTRRGREVLRAPPREPPSPRREPTYPAMRALANELHPIKLQPQRSSASRISPLCPASRCAPPPEEPPRAPAPAPHVRCRVDIKPDEAVLQHAARGSRSVPPIESQAWARVPLPPRGLTVPGPRHVVLSRTPTPSDSYSGEPRALFCDGPFPGPPSRDYSERGCPPFAAPPGPTKFFYTEEPSGYSTVPTQAFDSYGPRSYPGHGLQPYYSEEPQGPSPPRSYYVEEARTYPIQEPPSRSYYGETPRCYGPRFGEDPRYIEDSRAFSSRLFYTEDYTKYRERDALSRTYPHPRGGGQSWGDWQPLPYRTLQVAPLPPPGPGALLSSWHGGTGTSPPRLATDSRHYSRSWDNILAPGPRREDPLCRGRSYENLLGREPRESRGLSPDGRRPPVVVNLSSSPKRYAALSLSETSLQEKGRVGEGPSRAWYVTPEITITDNDLRAAERRVGGWEHLGGRPPPPVPRPPARDGPASARQRSLEQLDELITDLVIDSKPPTGPTPPDSDSLGRQLRRLLSDGPTRGPPEPELGPEPEAEPEPGSPTSPDISRRDETAGGSPELSADEDDLMTCSNAKCRRTETMFNACLYFKSCHSCYTYYCSRHCRREDWDVHKASCVYGRVGSVCRHVLQFCRESPPVHRAFSRIARVGFLSRGRGVLFLGFPSPGSAENFLQFGLESLLMSPTYLSLRELGSYADPLGGYGQELQAAGRQYEPAECFLLNVTVAVGPDVPARPSPKSPVPTVRKFAKVALATPGSPERRRRAPRRESEMETLILTPPPGTAGLGQEGEAGRRAREVAFIHIQRELRLRGVFLRHEYPRIYEQLCEYVEANRRFTPTTIYPTDRRTGRPFMCMIMAASEPRALDWVASANLLDDIM from the coding sequence ATGACCCGAACGGACCCACCGGATCTGCTGGTGTCGACCGTATACCAGGACATCAAGGTGGCCGCCCCGGGCCCCGCAGCCAGTGGCCCGCCATGTGAAAGCCCAATGTCCCGGCCCGCGGCTCCCGCGCCCTTCAACAAGCGCCACTGCCGCAGCTTTGATTTCTTAGAGGCGCTGGACGGGCCGACCATGGAACCTCGCGGCCCTGAACGGCACCAGCAAGAGGTGCCTCCCGTGGTGCAACGCTGCGGCCCACCGGGCCCTGAGCCTGCCCGGCCCCGCCACCGCGGTAAGGATGGGGAGCCCAAGCGCCGGGCACGCTCCAAAAGTGCTCCCAGGGCCAAGACCAACCTCGTACCAGCTGCCGTGCCCGCCTCACCCCCAGTCACTCGGAGGGGTCGTGAAGTACTAAGGGCCCCGCCCCGTGAACCTCCCTCTCCAAGGCGAGAGCCCACCTACCCCGCCATGCGTGCGCTGGCCAACGAACTTCACCCTATTAAGCTGCAGCCTCAGCGCAGTAGTGCTAGCCGTatctcacccctctgcccagccagCCGCTGCGCTCCTCCACCAGAAGAGCCCCCGCGGGCCCCAGCGCCGGCCCCCCACGTACGCTGCAGGGTAGATATCAAGCCTGATGAGGCGGTGCTGCAACACGCCGCCCGTGGATCTCGCTCGGTCCCCccaattgagagtcaggcctgggcaCGGGTGCCCTTACCTCCCCGGGGGCTCACAGTGCCCGGTCCTCGCCACGTGGTGCTGTCGCGCACGCCCACGCCGAGCGACTCCTACAGCGGGGAGCCACGGGCGTTGTTCTGCGATGGTCCCTTTCCTGGGCCGCCCTCCCGCGACTATTCTGAACGGGGTTGCCCTCCTTTCGCTGCCCCGCCCGGCCCCACTAAGTTCTTCTACACGGAGGAGCCCAGCGGCTACTCAACTGTCCCAACCCAAGCCTTCGATAGCTACGGCCCCCGCTCTTACCCAGGGCACGGCCTCCAGCCCTACTACTCTGAGGAACCCCAGGGGCCCAGCCCTCCACGGAGCTACTACGTGGAGGAAGCCCGTACCTATCCCATCCAGGAACCCCCCTCCCGTTCCTACTACGGAGAAACCCCTCGTTGCTACGGTCCCCGCTTTGGAGAAGATCCCCGTTACATAGAGGATTCTCGAGCTTTCTCCTCCCGCCTTTTCTACACTGAGGACTATACGAAGTACCGCGAGCGGGATGCCCTATCCAGGACTTACCCGCACCCCCGTGGGGGAGGCCAGTCCTGGGGCGATTGGCAACCCCTCCCCTATCGCACCCTACAAGTTGCCCCCCTACCACCTCCCGGCCCCGGGGCACTACTCTCTTCTTGGCACGGAGGCACTGGCACCAGCCCGCCTCGGTTGGCCACAGACAGCCGCCACTATTCTCGCTCGTGGGATAATATATTGGCGCCTGGCCCACGTCGGGAGGACCCTCTGTGCAGGGGCCGCAGTTATGAAAACCTGCTGGGCCGGGAGCCAAGGGAGTCCCGGGGCCTCTCCCCCGACGGCCGACGGCCTCCGGTTGTGGTCAATTTGTCCAGCTCTCCCAAACGCTACGCGGCTTTGTCGCTGTCGGAGACATCCCTGCAGGAAAAGGGCCGGGTTGGGGAGGGACCCAGCCGAGCCTGGTACGTCACCCCGGAGATCACCATCACGGATAATGATCTGCGAGCTGCAGAGCGGCGGGTCGGGGGCTGGGAGCACCTTGGAGGTCGCCCTCCTCCACCGGTCCCTCGTCCCCCGGCTCGTGACGGCCCCGCCTCAGCTCGGCAGCGCAGCCTGGAGCAGCTAGACGAGCTTATCACTGATCTGGTCATTGACTCCAAGCCACCCACAGGTCCCACGCCCCCGGACAGTGATAGCCTGGGTCGCCAGCTACGACGCCTCCTGAGCGATGGGCCAACCCGGGGGCCGCCCGAGCCGGAGCTGGGGCCCGAACCTGAGGCCGAGCCGGAGCCCGGGTCGCCCACCAGCCCGGATATCTCACGCCGGGACGAGACAGCCGGGGGCTCCCCGGAGCTGAGTGCGGACGAGGACGACCTCATGACGTGTTCCAACGCCAAGTGCCGCCGTACGGAAACGATGTTCAACGCCTGCCTCTACTTCAAGTCGTGTCACAGCTGCTACACCTACTACTGCTCGCGCCATTGCCGCAGGGAGGACTGGGACGTGCACAAAGCCAGCTGTGTCTATGGCCGGGTGGGCAGCGTGTGCCGCCACGTGCTCCAGTTCTGCCGCGAGAGCCCTCCTGTGCATCGCGCTTTTTCACGCATCGCGCGTGTAGGTTTTCTGTCGCGCGGCCGCGGGGTCCTCTTCCTAGGCTTTCCCAGCCCCGGTTCGGCCGAGAATTTCCTGCAATTCGGCCTGGAGAGTCTACTGATGTCGCCCACTTACTTGTCTCTGCGCGAGCTGGGCAGCTACGCTGACCCGCTGGGCGGCTACGGGCAAGAGCTGCAGGCTGCAGGGCGCCAGTACGAACCGGCTGAGTGCTTCTTGCTCAACGTGACCGTAGCCGTGGGGCCCGACGTGCCAGCGCGACCGTCGCCCAAGAGCCCAGTACCCACAGTGCGCAAGTTCGCCAAGGTGGCCCTGGCGACACCCGGGAGCCCCGAGCGACGGCGGCGTGCGCCTCGGCGAGAGTCCGAAATGGAGACACTGATCCTGACGCCACCGCCTGGAACGGCGGGTCTAGGCCAGGAAGGCGAGGCCGGCCGGCGTGCGCGAGAGGTGGCCTTCATCCACATCCAGCGTGAGCTCCGTCTGCGCGGGGTCTTCCTCCGCCACGAGTACCCGCGCATCTACGAGCAGCTCTGCGAGTACGTGGAGGCCAACCGGCGTTTCACTCCCACCACCATCTACCCCACGGACCGCCGCACTGGCCGACCTTTCATGTGCATGATCATGGCCGCCTCTGAACCCAGAGCCCTCGATTGGGTGGCCAGTGCCAACCTTCTCGATGACATCATGTGA